A window of the Microbacterium sp. LWH13-1.2 genome harbors these coding sequences:
- a CDS encoding LuxR C-terminal-related transcriptional regulator, with product MSEPIDIVESLVKAQESGEWDRVLEILRDEWNPLSQDAPEILLDVIAALPPQVMAQNSRLRLAEEYLRRALDRRPRGRAYADIITDDPEAAPVDRLAALTGRIAAARGAGRHRDAVTATDAAVSTLRRMPVEVIPTFANALPEFHFHWGLSFLLVGRFEDALEQFVQSHDWAVSVGNRMVDARSVGALSLIHALHGRCGQAEEWLAKLPPISDDAWWADDAVIPSRLAEAIMHTERLEPEAARMVLSSIDIHLSLDFWGPYFALRAFLTPDDPGDAQALLSEFDAFVGGLAPDYANIPLNAEYTSITRYLLLQILHQSDRASKILGGVRVDVESSTVRQTGATLHALWLLKLNRDTEARTIIAPLLHASSAQPRVLIPALLIAAETDIVNHRDALLRRAAALAVWNRCYAALAVGAVSTRQCLADLVRARGEDKIADRLLTVVENAPIAGANALTRRENMIVRAAIAGRSNSEIAADHHVSVNTVKTHLRTAYRKLGVSNRSQLEQLFQLGR from the coding sequence ATGAGTGAACCGATCGACATCGTCGAATCGCTTGTGAAAGCGCAAGAATCGGGCGAGTGGGACCGCGTGCTAGAGATCCTCCGGGATGAATGGAACCCCCTCTCGCAGGACGCCCCCGAGATCCTGCTCGACGTCATCGCAGCGCTGCCTCCGCAGGTAATGGCTCAGAACTCGCGGCTCCGATTGGCCGAGGAATACCTGCGCCGCGCGCTCGATCGCCGACCTCGAGGGCGCGCTTACGCCGACATCATCACCGACGACCCGGAGGCTGCGCCGGTCGACCGTCTCGCGGCGTTGACGGGACGCATCGCCGCAGCACGAGGAGCCGGCCGCCATCGCGATGCCGTCACGGCGACAGATGCCGCGGTCTCGACGTTGCGCCGCATGCCCGTGGAAGTGATCCCGACGTTCGCGAACGCGCTGCCCGAGTTCCATTTCCACTGGGGGCTTTCTTTCCTTCTCGTCGGCCGTTTCGAGGACGCACTGGAACAGTTCGTCCAGAGCCATGATTGGGCTGTATCCGTCGGCAACCGCATGGTCGACGCCCGCTCCGTCGGCGCGCTGTCCCTCATTCACGCGCTCCACGGGCGTTGCGGACAGGCCGAGGAATGGCTGGCGAAGCTCCCACCGATCTCCGACGATGCCTGGTGGGCGGACGACGCCGTGATCCCCAGTCGTCTCGCCGAGGCGATCATGCACACGGAACGTCTGGAGCCCGAGGCCGCCCGCATGGTCCTGTCGTCCATAGACATTCACCTGTCGCTGGACTTCTGGGGTCCGTACTTCGCACTTCGCGCGTTTCTCACACCCGATGACCCTGGTGATGCGCAGGCGCTGCTCTCGGAGTTCGACGCCTTCGTGGGCGGGCTCGCCCCGGACTACGCGAACATTCCCCTCAACGCCGAATACACGAGCATCACTCGGTATCTGCTGCTCCAGATCCTTCACCAGTCAGACCGAGCCTCGAAGATCCTTGGCGGTGTACGAGTGGATGTGGAGTCCAGCACGGTGCGGCAGACAGGTGCCACACTGCACGCGCTCTGGTTGCTGAAGCTCAACCGCGATACCGAGGCCCGCACGATAATCGCACCCCTGTTACACGCATCCAGTGCGCAACCACGTGTCCTCATACCGGCCCTGCTCATCGCGGCCGAAACCGACATCGTCAATCATCGCGACGCACTTCTGCGGCGCGCGGCGGCGCTGGCGGTGTGGAACCGCTGTTATGCCGCACTGGCAGTGGGTGCGGTCAGCACGCGACAATGTCTCGCCGATCTCGTGCGGGCTCGGGGCGAGGATAAGATCGCTGACCGTCTGCTCACCGTCGTCGAGAATGCGCCCATCGCAGGTGCAAACGCGCTCACCAGGCGCGAGAACATGATCGTGCGCGCCGCGATCGCTGGACGTTCGAATTCTGAGATCGCCGCGGACCACCACGTCAGCGTGAATACGGTCAAGACTCACCTGCGCACCGCCTATCGCAAACTCGGCGTGTCCAACCGTTCTCAGTTGGAGCAGCTCTTCCAACTCGGCCGTTGA